Genomic window (Candidatus Bathyarchaeota archaeon):
TCTGCCCAACGAGGCCTCCACATTTCACTCATTTTCTAACGTCATCCTCTTTTGTTTATTTGGAATATTTGATAAATGATATAACATTTTTGCTCAAAAAGACTAGAGCGTTCCTAACTTGAGGACACCGCTGACGGATCAAAGAAAACCGTTTAAAATATTCGTATACTATGTTTAAAATGAAGCAAGATGGTGGTACATTAGATAATAAAAATTGACACCACAGGTTTATAATGTCCCAAGGAAATCGATGACAAAGCCGCCTAACCAAAGTTGGAATCGTGAGAATTAAAACAGATATTTTAATAGGAGTATCCATCTGACTGGAAGGAAGGCACTGAAGCAATGAAACCAAATTTGATTAAATTCCTCACACTTGCCGCTATAATGGCTTCTTGGACATACATACCCATATTTGCTAAGGACTTGGGAATACCAAACACAGAAATTGGTTTCATCGCAGCTTTCTACGCTCTTACTTTATCATTATCTTTCTTCATCTTTGGTCGTGCATCTGATAAGTATGGCAGGAAGTTATTCTTATTGGCTGGTTTAGCATCGTCTGCAATTGCATTTTTCCTTCAAATATTTGCTCAAGATTTCTTGACTTTATTGACAACACGCGCTCTAGTTGGTTTTTGCTTTGGTATATACCCAGCCTCATTAGTTGCATACGTCGATGAGAAGAAAAAAGATTTGTCCAAGTTTTCATCTTTCGGAGCATTTGGCTGGGCTTTAGGATCATTGATAGCAGGTTTAATAGCTGTTTATTTCACGATTAAAGGCATTTTCATCTTCGGTTCCCTACTGTTTTTTATTGCTTTTCTTACAGCTTTAAAAATGAGATTCGGAAGGCACGATTCTATAGGTGTTCCTAAATTTCCAATTAGAATCATAAAGAAGAACCGCTCACTTTATCTATCCATCCTAATCCGCCATATTGGAGCTCACGTGATGTGGACTTTCTGGCCACTTTTCTTGCAGTCACTCGGTGCGGATTTATTCTTGGTCGGTGCTATTGTAATGATAAATAGCATAGCTCAGTTCATCTTTATGTATACTCTAAGTGGCAGAATAAATTACACTTCCTCGATTACCGCAGGATTAATATTATCAGGTATTGCATTCTTTTCTTTCACTCTTGCTACTGATTTCTGGCAGATAATCCCAATTCAAATTCTTTTAGGCGCTTCTTGGGCGCTAATTTATGTTGGTGGGTTGAGATATTTGATGGATAGGAATGTCGAAAAAGCAACAGTCAGCGGTTTGTTAGATTCCGTTTTAAGTCTGTCATGCATAATAGGTCCATTAATAGCAACTTTTGTGATAACAACAGGTGGCTACAGGACTACTATGTATTTGGCATCTATCCTCGCATTCATAAGTTTTCTTTTGTTCAAATTTTCAAAATAATCAAAATAACAGTCTTAAAAAGTAGATCTACCTCCCCCAGAAATGCAAGTGATAAAATGCCAACACATATCTACGAGCGCTATGTGCACGCATTATATTTTGAGACACCAAGTTTTTTGATAGTCTCACTCTTGGGGATTCCGTTTTTTGACCATCCTCTTAGTTTGTAATATTTTGAAAGCATTCTATTCAGCTCCACGATACTTCCTTGGTATGGTTCCTTGAGGAATCTCTCTGGGAGTTTATCGTTCTTTCGAGAAAACCCTTCTTGCACGTTAAAACATCGCTCCAAGTTAACGATTCGCTCTCCGCACATCAATAGTTCTTTTTCGGTGAATTTTTCTCCTGTTAATACTGAAAGAGCTTTTGCAATGTCCAATGGCATGAATATGTAGGTCTCAGCTGTTGTAAATTTGCACACACTCAGGGCATCTGTGGCTGCACAGTAGTTTTCTGTGAATACAACTATTTCAGGTTTGTATGTTGGATTTCGTGTGTCCATCATTTTGTCTAAAGGCTTGTTTGGGAAAAGTTGCTTGGCAACATCCCATTTTCGGGCAGAGTCAATTGTTGGCAATGCGTAAAGGTGATCCGCTCCACGATTGGAAACGGCGTGACCCAATCCGAAGGCTTTCAGGGTCCTTGGTTCTTGTCGGGGCATTTCCATTTTCTTGACATGCATCGCAAATCTGTTTGCTTGCCCGCCAATTCTTTCAGCTGCCCTTGCGGTGCCCTCAGCTAGTATGTCTCCGAATCCTTCCCGAGAGGCTATCATTTTAATAAGTTTCAACATGCTTTCGTCGTTGCCCCATTCCAAAGACACTTTTGTTTCTTTTTTGGTGATCAACTCTTTCTCATAGAGTTCCATTGCGAAGGCTATAGTTACACCGGTGGAAATAGTGTCCAAACCAAGCTCGTTGCATAGCTGATTAGCCTTCATAATTGCGCTGAAGTCTGAGATCCATAACATTGGTCCTAGAGAGTCTATGCTTTCGTATTCGGGGCGTGTGCCAGTAAGAGGTGCATATTTACCATCTGACACTTTTACAGACGCTCTGCAGTGAACCGGACACGCAAAACATGATTCAGATTTGACAAAGTATTTCTCTCTTATTGTTTCTCCTGAAATGTCTTCAGCCCAAGGAAACTGTGCTGTTTGATGGTTCTTCGCTGGGAGATCGCCTATCTCATTCTTTGAGTTTATGAGCCAAGGAGTACCGTACTTGCTCAAACCTTCCAACTGGGGATTTTTCGGAGACCACCGCTTGAAGGCTTCTGTGCACAAACTTCGAAACTTTTCGGGATTTGCAACATTAATTTTATTATTCCCATTTATCGCCACTGCCTTCAAATTTTTAGAACCCATGACTGCACCGAGACCACATCTAGCTGCTGCCCTTTCTTTGTCAGTAATGATAGATGATATGCGTACCAAATTTTCGCCTGCGGGTCCAATAGATGCGACGCAGCACTTGCCTACTTCCTCCTGAATGACCTTGATTGCTTCACTTGTCATCTGCCGCCAGATATGTGAAGCATTCTTCAAGACTCTAGTTTCATTCTCAATGTAGAGATATACTGGTGTCTTTGCCTTTCCGGAAATGAGGAGCAAGTCGTAGCCAGCAAATTTCAATTTTGGACCAAAATCTCCGCCAGCATGAGCATATCCAAGACCGTTGGTTAGAGGCGATTTCGCAGCCACTGTGATTCTTGATGAAGTTGGCCAACTGGTTCCTGCGAGGGGTCCTGCTGAAAAAAGTAGAATGTTTTCAGGTGAAAATGGATCTATTTTTTTGGTTAACTCCTTAAAAAGATAGTATGAAGCTAAGCCTCGTCCTCCTAAGAACTTCTTCAAAAGCGATTTTTCAATCTTAAACACATGCATTTTACCCGAGGTTAAATTTACATGTAGAGCTTTGCCCATCCATCCGAAAATCAAGTGATTGTTTCTCCTTGTAAACTTAATGGTGTATTCAAAGACTTGCAAGAGAAATAAATCTATTGATAACTAGCAATTTTTGGGATGTAAAGCACTTGGTTTTTAGTTCTTAAAGGATGAAATAATCTTTGTTCCAGCCAGTTTTATCACTTCTTTCAAGTCGGGTATTACAAAGATCATTTGTGTTACACCAGCCTTGAAGAATTCCTCAATTCTTTCCAAGCAGTAGTCCGGTTT
Coding sequences:
- a CDS encoding aldehyde ferredoxin oxidoreductase family protein; translated protein: MIFGWMGKALHVNLTSGKMHVFKIEKSLLKKFLGGRGLASYYLFKELTKKIDPFSPENILLFSAGPLAGTSWPTSSRITVAAKSPLTNGLGYAHAGGDFGPKLKFAGYDLLLISGKAKTPVYLYIENETRVLKNASHIWRQMTSEAIKVIQEEVGKCCVASIGPAGENLVRISSIITDKERAAARCGLGAVMGSKNLKAVAINGNNKINVANPEKFRSLCTEAFKRWSPKNPQLEGLSKYGTPWLINSKNEIGDLPAKNHQTAQFPWAEDISGETIREKYFVKSESCFACPVHCRASVKVSDGKYAPLTGTRPEYESIDSLGPMLWISDFSAIMKANQLCNELGLDTISTGVTIAFAMELYEKELITKKETKVSLEWGNDESMLKLIKMIASREGFGDILAEGTARAAERIGGQANRFAMHVKKMEMPRQEPRTLKAFGLGHAVSNRGADHLYALPTIDSARKWDVAKQLFPNKPLDKMMDTRNPTYKPEIVVFTENYCAATDALSVCKFTTAETYIFMPLDIAKALSVLTGEKFTEKELLMCGERIVNLERCFNVQEGFSRKNDKLPERFLKEPYQGSIVELNRMLSKYYKLRGWSKNGIPKSETIKKLGVSKYNACT
- a CDS encoding MFS transporter, which produces MKPNLIKFLTLAAIMASWTYIPIFAKDLGIPNTEIGFIAAFYALTLSLSFFIFGRASDKYGRKLFLLAGLASSAIAFFLQIFAQDFLTLLTTRALVGFCFGIYPASLVAYVDEKKKDLSKFSSFGAFGWALGSLIAGLIAVYFTIKGIFIFGSLLFFIAFLTALKMRFGRHDSIGVPKFPIRIIKKNRSLYLSILIRHIGAHVMWTFWPLFLQSLGADLFLVGAIVMINSIAQFIFMYTLSGRINYTSSITAGLILSGIAFFSFTLATDFWQIIPIQILLGASWALIYVGGLRYLMDRNVEKATVSGLLDSVLSLSCIIGPLIATFVITTGGYRTTMYLASILAFISFLLFKFSK